In Rutidosis leptorrhynchoides isolate AG116_Rl617_1_P2 chromosome 2, CSIRO_AGI_Rlap_v1, whole genome shotgun sequence, one genomic interval encodes:
- the LOC139889800 gene encoding protein FAR1-RELATED SEQUENCE 5-like, whose translation MASSSICASDSTSRVEGSTSVAASSGFDFAQSDAECSGAIVEQLDISSIIRESVDGSQEYLPVVPDHLKPVIGTLFQSYDACQLFYESYGDAGGFDTKRSSQNRNAARIVTYKLFRCNRSGTSRHLAYDSLVYFNPPIIKDSVEGGVEGDVEGDSEVDVDGNGESNVELSKADKRKKRKKEKNLLFVKFPQSRLVVQHLLDQMKINRRIGLDDAQMLFDLNTKSNVGATTAYNIISDLNGGFSLVGPSSVDFQNFRRDMNRYVGESDAHIFIENLLRKQEVLPNFTCEYKCGNDGTLLGVFWSDYVSKVNYQEFDDIVSFDATYKTNK comes from the exons ATGGCTTCCAGTTCTATTTGTGCTTCAGATTCTACCTCTCGTGTTGAAGGTTCTACTTCTGTCGCTGCTTCATCTGGTTTCGATTTTGCACAGTCTGATGCTGAAT gttCTGGAGCAATTGTTGAACAACTTGATATTTCTTCAATAATTAGAGAAAGTGTTGATGGTTCACAAGAATATTTACCTGTTGTTCCTGATCATTTGAAACCTGTTATTGGTACTTTATTTCAATCGTATGATGCATGTCAGTTGTTTTATGAGTCCTATGGCGATGCTGGTGGATTTGATACTAAAAGATCTTCTCAAAATAGAAATGCAGCTAGGATTGTTACTTACAAGCTTTTTAGGTGTAATAGATCCGGTACTTCTAGGCATCTCGCCTATGATTCTCTTGTATATTTTAATCCACCTATCATTAAAGATTCAGTTGAAGGTGGTGTAGAAGGTGATGTTGAAGGTGACTCAGAAGTTGATGTTGATGGTAATGGTGAATCTAATGTTGAACTTTCTAAAGCTGATAAAAGGAAgaaaagaaagaaggaaaaaaacCTCTTATTCGTAAAGTTTCCACAATCAAGACTGGTTGTTCAGCATCTCTTAGAT CAAATGAAGATAAACAGAAGGATTGGTTTAGACGACGCGCAAATGTTGTTTGATTTAAATACTAAATCTAATGTTGGTGCTACTACAGCTTACAACATTATCTCAGATCTTAATGGTGGTTTTAGTCTAGTTGGTCCTTCTTCTGTTGATTTTCAAAACTTTAGGCGTGACATGAATCGGTATGTAGGTGAAAGTGATGCACACATTTTTATAGAGAATCTTCTTCGGAAGCAAGAAGTTTTACCAAACTTCACTTGCGAGTATAAATGTGGTAATGATGGTACTTTACTTGGAGTATTCTGGTCTGATTATGTCTCTAAAGTTAATTATCAAGAGTTTGATGATATCGTGTCTTTTGATGCAACTTACAAGACAAACAAGTAA
- the LOC139889802 gene encoding APO protein 2, chloroplastic-like, with the protein MCLKCGCVVCDVVIENEVSSDMSCCLVSPELGTTSFVSKQRYLPLKAGSLTYNSQQDLEFFDSVKISVKKSRHQRVFGTPFPNISRAQSLIICCSNNPQNVDLPRYYSKKEKKPFPVPILDLRRAARERMKSRKGQPKRSAPPPKNGLLVQRMIHLAYTVLNSRTILINNLKKLLKVVPVLACKYCNEIHVGPMGHPFKSCQGQNSSIRKGKHEWVDAIVEDIIVQIESFHLYDRLGKRISHEERFSVPRIPALVELCIQAGVDLPDFPTKRRRKPIIRISKSEFIDADESELPDLPSQDPKPMLLTEIPDWEITPPSNKEEIVLLAEETLKVWEKMRTGANKLMKMYPVRVCGYCPEIHVGPTGHKAQNCGAFKHQQRNGQHGWQSAVLDDLIPPRYVWHVPNLDEPMLQKELRNFYGQAPAVVEICVQGGAVVPEQYKPAMRLDVGIPSSVREAEMVV; encoded by the exons ATGTGTTTGAAATGTGGTTGTGTTGTATGTGATGTTGTTATTGAGAATGAAGTTTCAAGTG ATATGAGTTGTTGTTTGGTTTCTCCTGAGTTGGGAACTACTTCATTTGTAAGTAAACAGAGATATTTACCTCTTAAAGCTGGCAGTTTGACATACAATTCACAACAGGATCTCGAATTCTTTGATTCTGTGAAG ATAAGTGTCAAGAAATCCAGACATCAAAGGGTATTCGGAACTCCATTTCCCAATATATCTAGGGCACAATCATTGATTATTTGTTGCAGTAATAATCCTCAAAATGTTGATTTGCCACGTTACTATTCCAAGAAAGAAAAAAAGCCTTTTCCTGTACCTATTTTGGACCTTCGACGGGCTGCAAGGGAGAGGATGAAGAGTAGAAAAGGCCAGCCCAAAAGATCCGCCCCACCTCCTAAAAACGGGTTGCTGGTTCAGAGAATGATTCATCTTGCTTATACTGTGTTGAATTCAAGAACTATATTGATTAACAATCTCAAAAAGCTCCTAAAAGTTGTCCCCGTACTAGCGTGCAA GTATTGTAATGAAATTCATGTGGGACCCATGGGTCATCCCTTCAAGTCATGTCAAGGTCAAAATTCTTCTATTAGAAAGGGAAAACACGAGTGGGTAGACGCTATCGTAGAGGACATAATCGTTCAAATCGAATCTTTTCATCTCTACGATCGTTTAGGAAAACGTATCTCTCACGAAGAACGATTTTCCGTCCCTCGAATCCCAGCACTTGTTGAGCTTTGCATTCAAGCAGGTGTCGATTTACCCGATTTCCCCACAAAAAGAAGACGAAAACCCATTATTCGAATCAGCAAAAGCGAGTTCATTGATGCTGATGAAAGTGAATTACCCGATTTGCCCTCACAAGATCCAAAACCCATGTTATTAACTGAAATACCAGATTGGGAGATAACCCCACCGTCTAATAAAGAAGAAATAGTATTACTTGCAGAAGAAACACTTAAAGTATGGGAGAAGATGAGAACAGGGGCTAACAAATTGATGAAGATGTACCCTGTGAGAGTTTGTGGATACTGCCCCGAGATCCACGTGGGACCCACGGGTCATAAAGCACAAAATTGTGGGGCGTTTAAGCACCAGCAGAGGAACGGGCAGCACGGGTGGCAATCGGCGGTTCTTGATGATTTGATACCGCCAAGGTACGTGTGGCATGTTCCTAATTTGGACGAACCGATGTTGCAAAAGGAGTTGAGGAATTTTTATGGTCAGGCGCCAGCCGTCGTGGAGATTTGTGTGCAGGGTGGGGCGGTTGTACCTGAACAGTACAAGCCGGCGATGCGGTTGGATGTTGGTATTCCTAGTAGTGTTAGAGAAGCTGAAATGGTGGTTTGA
- the LOC139889803 gene encoding uncharacterized protein, which produces MANDENDGWEYLLDIDDSDLTQSVSVSKPNETILVPTESPPFPRPLESPQRNRQKQKQPISPPRPVLRGSGSNKKKKLSYRIPGPAGIFQDACELQNNENNVVDDMSTQDFVREIINRPEADDSFTLVPWLHAMEFAYPYGGRSDIASILRQRRLLPADQVVGVVKTCEKNDFGDMYVTLKETTGTIRGTVSSKIIDGVHWKYEGVKGIREEAVLLLQNCSIFLPSVKVKIFNITRKALIKVFFKDGGST; this is translated from the exons ATGGCCAATGATGAGAACGATGGATGGGAATACCTACTTGATATTGATGATTCTGACCTTACTCAATCTGTATCAGTTTCAAAACCCAATGAAACCATATTGGTGCCGACTGAGTCACCACCATTCCCCCGACCGTTAGAGTCCCCCCAACGAAACCGTCAAAAACAAAAGCAACCTATTTCACCACCACGACCTGTTCTGCGTGGTTCCGGGTCTAACAAAAAGAAAAAATTATCGTACCGAATCCCTGGACCCGCTGGTATTTTCCAAGATGCGTGTGAACTTCAAAATAACGAGAATAACGTTGTGGATGACATGTCTACGCAAGATTTTGTAAGGGAAATAATAAACAGACCTGAAGCGGATGATTCGTTTACACTGGTTCCGTGGCTACACGCGATGGAGTTTGCATATCCGTACGGag GTAGATCTGATATAGCAAGCATTCTGAGGCAGCGTAGACTTTTACCAGCTGATCAAGTTGTTGGTGTTGTTAAGACTTGTGAGAAAAATGATTTCGGTGATATGTATGTAACGCTGAAA GAGACTACGGGTACTATTCGAGGAACAGTATCTAGCAAGATCATCGATGGTGTTCATTGGAAGTATGAAGGTGTAAAAGGCATACGTGAGGAAGCCGTTTTGCTGCTACAAAATTGTTCTATCTTTCTCCCTAGTGTGAAAGTTAAAATCTTTAACATTACACGCAAGGCGTTAATAAAGGTGTTCTTTAAAGACGGTGGATCTACCTAG